A segment of the Triticum urartu cultivar G1812 chromosome 1, Tu2.1, whole genome shotgun sequence genome:
CAAAAATATTATTTTGCTCCTTGCTAGTTGCTGTAAAAAGGCATACAGCGATTCCATATTATCGGGTGGTTCTTAACTTCTTATTGCATAACTTTTCATGAACAATATGATATAATATCTTGGATGCTCCAATCTCCAAACTGTAAACCTTCCATCTGATATAGTGGCGATAGTGAATCATAATTGAATGGAGCACTATAACCGTCAGATTCACCAGTCTAATTAATATTTTAGAGCTACTTACACCAAAACCCTGGCCCTGTGTTACCATGGAGATGGCCTGAAAGAAACCACGATTCCTTCAGGAAAAAACCCCAGCAAAACTCACTGCTTCCTCTCTATTACAATGAAAATAAATTAATTCAAACAAACAATACATGCTGCGTTGTAGCCCCTAATACGATATTAGTAGTTTTACTACTATTTCTAGACACCAAAATAGTATGAACAATTAAATCATTGGCTACAAATCAAGCAATCCCTGCTCGATTTTGAAGTTCTTTTAGCGAAAGTTGAATTGAACATGAAAAAATCAAACAATATACAGAGAGGAGCTGGTACACCTGTGGATGGGTTGGAGATGAAGTTGATGTATACAACGACACTATCTCGACGAGGACGCCCGCCGCCACGCACGGCTGGGATCTGAGCGACCACCACGAGCACACTCGTCAGGATATCCGCTTGATTTTGTTGGTATGCATATCATTTTTCTTCCTGTAACACAGATATCTTTTGCATTAAGAACAATACACATGTCTCCATCTTCCACATGAGGTGCATAGGTTGGCTTGTCCTTGCCTTGAGACACAACAGCTATTTGGGATGCCACATGAGACTCATACTGGGTAGTCATTTGGGGATTTCAACTGCAATGTCAGTTTCATTTTCCAGTGAGAGCCAAAGAGTTGTAGTTTCTTTCACTCAAACTATAAGCTGGACGCTAGAAAGAATCATACTGGACAATTATTACAAGATTTAACTGCAGGCTACTTTTGTTTTTCAGGCAGGATCAAAGGGTTGTAGCTTCTTTCTCACAATCCAATAAATGAGTGAATCTGCACCAAATCAAAATAAGCATCAGATTGGATGTGAGATGGAGCAAAGAGGGATAGGATGGGATTGGATTGGGAGAAGCACGGACCAAAGCAAAACGAATTAACCAAACCTCATTCAGTCCAACATACCAAATCAACCTAAAAGCACACCGAACTTATCCAGACCcatcgccgtcagcgggctgggCACTCGGCAGGCATGTCCATGCCTTGTGCGCCACCAGCCTCTCCACCGCGAACGACCTCCCCTGCACCTGCGGGGCTCTCCtggtcctcttcttcttcctcctcccctcctcctaagACCACCACCCCGGCACCCAACGGAGTTCAAAGAACAGCGGAACCCGATGGCACATCGATCATAGGGAGCGCCATGGCGCGGCGGAGGAGAAGAATCTGGGAtgggggaggcggcggcggcgagagttagcatgggagaaagagggaagaggagaggaggaggcggcggcaaAGAGGGAAGGCGCCGTGGTCTCGTGGAGTCTTGAGCGAGACCAGGTTAGGTTAGGCCAATCCTACATGCGTGAGCGACTTTGACCAATCCCGTTGCGTTCATTTTGTCGTTTCTTATCCGACGTGGCTAGTGCGAGAGGACGCCCCTTCCGCACACGTTAATGTTTCTCGATTTGCTATCAGACTGGAAAATAGAAATTGCATTAGTGTGCAAAAGGTAGCCAAGGGTCGTGGTGCGATGTTTGTCAACATTAGCCACATTGTTGGTCCATCCAATTCCAGTGCTCTGATATAATGGGCTCTGTTTAGTTTATAACTTTCCTGATCATTTTGGTCCATCCAATTCTAGTGCTTCTTCCATGTGCGAAACATACATAGTGCTCGTAAATGGCAGTCATGTACCAAATTTTCAAGCAAGCTCCGTAGTGATGGTTCACCTAATAAGATGCTTCTCTCCTACTGCACTTTCAGTGTGAAATGGTAAAACTGAAATTGAGTTGGGTTTACATTGGAATTGTTGCTGACTGCTAAAATGCCTACTCCAGCCTGAGTATCATTTTTACCTTTTGACAGTCGCTAAACtgaaatctaagcatggatggtTTTGAACCTCGGAACATGCAGAACCAGAAGCCGAGGACGAGATCAGACAGCAGGTAGCCAAGGAGGAGGCAGAGTGTGGCAGTCATGGTCGTGGGCGGGGCAGAGGCAGGGGGGCCAAGACGGCGACTCCGGAGCCAATGCCGTCAGGAAGGGGCAGAGGCAGAGGCCGTCCTAAGAAGGGAACCGGCAGCCCTGGCGCTTCTCCTCTGGAAGCCGGGAGCTCAGGACAAGGTGGGAAGAAGAGCGGGAAGCGAGGGAGGCCTCGCAAGTGATCGGCCGAGTTTTTTTGGGTCAGATCAGCTGGCAGCGATAGTGGTTGTTACTCTTTGGTGCTGCCGTGCCAGTGCTGCAGGTCCTGATTATGCCATACTAATCTGATGGCTTTGAACTCCTAGTCTAATGGAGATGGCAAGGGCTAGATTCATTACCTCCTGCAAATTGTGGATGCTAGCCATGGACACTGTAGGCACGAGCAGTGATGCTTTGGCGGCTGATGTTTTCTGAAGGAATGAACGAGTCATCCTGCAAGAAGATTTACCTTTTGCGCGAAATGGATGCAGAACAGAGTAACAAGAATGCtcagttttttcttttttgaagTTAACAAGAATGTTAAGTTTTATCAAAAAGAAAAACACGTTCAGGAAAAGTCGGACTGGCGCGAGAATCCCCGGGCCCGATGTTACCTTCCGTCAGAACTAAGAAATAGAAAAAATGTGCGTGATACGGTGATAGTATACCGATGAACGTCGGCCCACCACCTCCTGATGCTGCTCGGCGTGGAGACGCCGTCGCCGGGGCGTGCGGCGAGTTCTTCGTGGAATCGTGGTGGGAAAATGGGAGAGGCTGCTGCGGTATGACCTCGAGAGCCGCAGCAAGCCGGAGCTCCACGAGTGCAACCGCGCGCGGGTAGCCGGCGGCTAGACGCGCTCTACCGCCACTACAGTGCGTCCCCCTTCTCCAAGTGAGAAAGGCTACTGGTGTTTTTTTTTAGAAACTATCGATCTTTAGCAGTTGATGTGATGTGGTGATCAAAAGGTGCTCGATTTAAGGTGACAATGCACTGTAACATGGTCCATTCTTAGTTTCATTCCTGAGTTACGGCTAGAAGAAAGGTTCAATTTATCATTGCTACTTTTTTGAATGACTATGTGTTGTGTCATGGAACAACAAACTTAGATATAAGGACATTGATCAACACAAGATTATAATTTGCATTGTGTAAGTCGATGTGACTTATAACTGGAGCAACAAATTATTGACAGCAAAATAATTTGCATGGCAACACTTCCAATTCTCGAACAGGATGGGAACCTTTCCGGCTTCAAGAATCTTGCTTCTTCTCAATAAACATAAACTTCAACGGAGCAACAACAAACCGAACTTAAGTGACGCCTACGGCGCAACAACAAATCAAACTTAAGTGACGTATAGGTCCTATTTGCTGGGTGCAGGGGAATAGGATTGGCCTACTGCAGTACTGCTGTGATGGTCATCGCCGCCAGAGAGCGCCGGCACTAGATTGAGATTGAGGGGACGCTTGCGGCTGTGAGACACGGAGCCGGCTGCGTCCATGGCCGGAGTGGTGAGAGACGAGCCAAGGAGTGGGAATGCTGCAGGCGTCGGGCAAAAGGGTTGGGCTTTTCACCCCGCAGTCGCGTTTTCACCGGCTCTCGAGCTGGGATTCCAAACTCTCCACGCCAAAATTCCACGTGCGCAAGATTCCTCAATCCCATTACTGGCAGTCAAAATGTGCACAAATTTTACACTCACTCCACGGGTACATGACTAGCAAAAAATTGCACAGGCAAAACTGTGTTCAGTAATCAGTATCCTCTCTCTTTCAAGAGCCACCACTATAAAAATATTACTAGATGGAACCATTGGACATCGAGGAAAAAGATGCAACTCTTGACTTGCACTACTAGCCTCTACCAGAAACAAAAAGAATTCCAGCTACAGGAAATGCTGGAGGATCATACTGCAACTGTCAACACAAATTCATGTTAGGACCGAATGATGAGTCATTGAGGTAATGAGGAGATAAGGAATGGCTTACAGTGAACTGCTCTCCTCTATGTACACTTGTACATATAGAAGGATACTAAATGGGAGGTTCGGTACGTATTCCCGGCGTTGTTGCGTTATCTGTGTCATCAACGAGACGGCGGAACCGCGCCGCAAGTTCTTGGTAGAACTGCATATCTGATGGACTTACTCGGTCGATTGCCGACTTGAAGTGTGTAATTGCTACTTCTGGGATGTCAAAGTTCTCCTGGTAAAAATCCAAATAGTTTATCAGCAAGCTTCTAGTGAAGAAAACACATCCAGTCCTTGTGTACCAGAATGGGCAAAGGGCAGGTAGCATACATCAAGAGCAGCTACAGCGGCTTCCCTGCAGACGAGCTTTATGTCGGCGCCGGTGTAGCCTTCTGTGAGTCTAGCAAGTTCGTTTAGATTGACATCGTGACTGCAAGGAATGCTGCGTGTATGAATCCGGAAAATATCCTCACGGTCAGCTTCATCTGGTGGTTGAACATCAAGCAGTCTGTCGAAACGACCTAGTGCATACATCATTCATGAAGTTAAAACCAACAAAAGATAGAGAGCATTGCATGTGTAACTCAACAAGGAACATAGACCATAAAATGCATGTGCATAATCTGTGTAGTTAAGACAGATGACCTGGTCTCAGAAGTGCAATATCGATTTTGTCAGGACGATTCGTAGCTGCAATAACAGTGACACCAATCTTCTGGTCCAAACCTGTTGCAATCATGGTAATTATAGATGATAAAAACCTAACTGGCAAAGATATGTAACAACTAACATGAGTCCAGATCGTAGGTTTTCAGCATTTCCAACTAAGAATGAAAAGACAagcaaatactccctccgttcggaattacttgtcgcagaaatggatgtatctagacgtattttagttctagatacatccatattcgagacaagtaattctgaacggagggagtagcacagagCCCAGTAactaatactccctctgtcccataatataagacatttttgcAAGTAGCTTGCAAAAACGTTAtatttgggacggagggagtaagaTAGTAAGATACCGGGGCCTCAATTTTGACTAGTAATTGTCCATTTTAATGAATGTAATCTAGGTTTACTATCTAAGATTATTCTGTTAATTGTACCAAGAAAGAACAACCTGTGTGGAATCAACCAGTAGAACCTAAAGAAATAGTAGAAACGTCATATCTGCTCTAATTTACATGCTTGACTGCTTGGTTTGTGTAGTACTCACTCCGTTGCTTggtttgggacagagggagtagtcatcaattAAATCAACGACAGCCTATAATACAAGAGTAACCCACTTTCCAGTATTTAACTACTTAATAAAaaatcaatgatttgatcaaatAAAGACTGAGGTAACAAGTGACCAGTTGCTGGACTACCATCATGGACCAACCAACAGTCCCTAAGTACCAAGGCTTACCATCCATTTCCTGTAGCAACTGACTGAGTACCCTATCAGCAACAGATATGCCATTACTTCCATGGCCACGAGTTACTGCAAGCCCATCTATTTCATCAAAAAATAATATTGCAGGCGCATTATCCTTCGCCTTCGCAAATAATGATCTCACTGCCTTTTCAGAGTCACCAACCCATTTGCTGAAAAGCTCAGGACCCTTAACTGCAAGGAAATTCATTTTTGCTTCAGAAGCTACAGCGCGAGCCATTAATGTCTTACTGCAACCTGGTGGTCCAATCATTAGCAATCCTCTAGGAGGGCGGATCCCTAAGCGTTCAAACGCGTCTGGGCATTTCTGTGGCAACTGGATGGCTTCAATTAACTGCTTCTTGATCCTGGCTTGACCACCAACATCTTCCCATCGTACCTTTGGAAGCTCTAGCATTACCTGTACAGGAAATGATGGAAGAAGCATTAACATTGTGCTACGTTCTACAGATCACACACATATTTTTACTGATGTTGGTGTCTATTTCCCATAAGATAGCAACACACCAGGGTGCATCTCGAACAACCAAATCAAGAACACCTTACATTAAACTGAAATTGTTATACCAGAACTTCACATCAATTGTTCTGAAATGTGCAACTTTTAGTTTAGTTTCCACTGCTCATCAGTTGGAGTCCATGACACAAATATTGACACAAACATatgaaaagaaagaaagaaaaagcaAGAGAGAAGAAATGATGCTTACAAGACAAGAACTATTATGAAAAAAATCACAGCAAGTAATAAGAGAAGAAATCTGAGAAAGAAACACTAAATGAACATATAAGGTGGGTAAAAATGATACCTCACGCATCGCACTTGGTCTAATTTTCATTTTAGCTTGTTCAAAGTCTTCTTTAGTCACCAACAATAGCAACTCATCTTTCTTATCATCCGGCTCGCTACTTTCTATGGTATCACCTCTACTGGTCCAGCAATGATCCTCCATTGACATGGTTAACTTTGAGAGAGATGATGATAATGAGCTTATTTCATAACCCAAAAGACCATCAATTTCTTGAATATTCGTCTTTTCTGCATTTGTGTCACGATCACCAAGTAGTTGGGTTGAACTTTCCTTTACACTGATATAACGGCGAAGAGCACTCAATGCAGCCTCGTTGCATAGTGCAGCTAGATCAGCACCCATGAATCCATGAGTGGCAAAAGCAAGGGACTCAACTTCCTCACTAGTGAGGGAGTGGTGAACTCCACTTAGAAGGTGGTGAAGTATGTCCAGCCTCTGTCCTGGAGATGGTACTCCTGCAAGTGAATCAACAATTGATCAACTTTGACTTGCTCAACAACTTATCAACTGGACAACCCTATTATTCAACGGCTTATCATCGAAGACAGCCAGCTTGCATTTGACGCTATCTGTAAGCAGTCAACCTCAGTTTACCCTAAGTTCTGAAAACAGCTAGTACTAAAGTGATGCAGATAACAGTATATGGGGCATGATGTCTCTTAAGTATCGCAAAGTACTTAAAATGCAAGATAACAAATTGCCTATTTTTCGCCGGGGGAGGAGGGGGCATTAATCAATCGCCTACAATTATTTGTTGATACCACCCTAAATGGATGATGTTACCAGCAAAAGGAATCCTCATGTATTCGGCACATATACTAGCACTGGATTTAGTTGCACACAAATACCTTTTGTTAGGGGATGATTGCACACAATACCTTAAAAAAGAACAGCACTGACCTAGAATATATATAGAACTGCGGTACATGAAAAACATCAGAGATTTCTACCTATTTCAATTTCTTGATCGAATCTTCCTGGTCGTAGTAATGCACGATCAATACTTTCAAGACGATTTGTAGCAGCAATCAAGATAACACGATCATTACGGCCAATCTCATCCATCAGTTTTAACAGAGTGGCCACCATTCTAAGAGACAACTCCTCGCCTCCATCCTTCCTGGCTGGAGCAATCGCATCCAATTCATCAATAAATATCTAATATCAATGAAGATACATATTATCAATCCTCAATATTGTTATCAATTAAGACATCACATACTTCCTCATTGTAATATAGAGAAACCAATGGTAATTAAATAATTCAATTCATAGACATCAATAATCATATTGCTAATCATTCATAAGTCCTCATTGAAGTATAGAGAAACCATTTGTAATTAAATACTTCATTCAATCCATAAACATTGATAACAGGAGCTATTACTAATTTTGATCACTAATAACTCAAGAGATAATGGATGATAACACCTAGCTTACCCAAAATCTAGTTCATAAGATATATTTGTTTTTTTATCTTCTTCAACTTTTGTATCTTCTTCAATTGCAGTAAGTGTTATATTGATTTTAAAATGGTAGTAACTTCTAACTTCACTTAAAATGTTAAAAAATGGTGTAAAGGATGAGGTTCCTCTAAAGATGGATGACCAATGTTTTCATCTAGAATACTAAGGGTAACCATCTGAGGATATGAATCATTTTAACTCAGGTTCTAGAAGTCGTGAACAAAAAGATTGCTCATTTTTCTATCCCACATGATACAGGGTGAGGGAGAAAAGGTTAAAAAATTGTGACATCAGCTTCCTAAAAAGGTAGTAGACTAAGAGTATTTCAACTGCTGTTGACATGACAATGAAAAGAAGTGGTTGGCATTAGAAGAAAATCTAACCACAGCAGGTGCAGCTTGCTTAGCTGAAGTGAAAACATCATACAATGTTTGTTCACTTTCACCGTGATACTGACTAATGATCTCTGGTCCATTGATTGTAAAAAGATTGGCTCCCAGATCATAGGCGCATGAAGAAGCAAGAGAGGTTTTCCCTGTTCCAGGTGGGCCATAAAGAAGAAGACCTTTATACCTGAAATGAAAGAAAATAGTATATCGTTAACTAACAAATAAATGTGTTTGCAatctagggggggggggggggggcaagttCACGCTATACCTTGGTAAATCATGCAAACCATTCCTTGGCAGACCAATTTGATCTGCCAGCGAAAACGAAATCATTTCTTTTACTTTTGCTGACACTTCCGATAACCCACCAAGCCTTTGATCATGATTGGCATCTTCACTTGCTGTATCAGCACAGATGGAATATTCTGGTGGGAACCCTAGCTTATCTGACCCAAACTCCTTTGAAGATGACAAATCAGAAAGGTGCACTTTTGTGGTTCTCTCGACAAGGAACAAAGCAGGGGTTTCAACCAATTTACCAGAGACATCTGCACTAGACATTGAATTTTTTTTCTCATGCACTACATCCAGGGCAGAACCATCTGTTTCTGCTCGCAGAACTACGAACATAGATAGTTTTCCGCACATTGATAGAGGGACATAGTTTCCTTTCAGCAAGTGCCTACCATCAAGCCACCGTGATGCAGAAGTCTTCAGCAAGTCACTTATTTTATCATCTGCTAATGCTGATTTTGCAGTGGCTTGATCCAAGCACAATGAAAAGCCACTGTTAGATGCACCATCATGGGATTCATTTCTGCATGGAGGAGTTGAAGGAATCCTTTTAGGTGACTCCATAACCATCACATTTCTTACAGGATGGCAATCAGATTCCGACTTATTATGACTGGACAGTACAACTTTCGTTGGAACTAGACTGAGATAAAGATCGCTGCATTTTATCACACGCAAAAACTCGCCAGAATCAGCTCGCTTTGGGGCTTGGGATGTATATAGGGGGCTAATTAGCAAAGAACGACCTACTGCAGGGTATCCCAGTGTGCAGGCAAGATCCCAAGAGAGCTTGATGTCATTCTTTTGAACCTGATAAGAGTGACCATCCAATCAGAAACTTTTACAGTTTGGCATTCGCGGCATTTATACACCAAGAGAAGAAAGATAACAAAGGCACATACCTCACGTGAAGGGAAAACTGTGGCAGTCACAAAGTTCACCCCAGCTTCATTAGAGATGAGATCATTGTCcacatcaagatcaaaaaatcTGTTGCACTCCTCAAATAAACTATCAAGTGGGAAGCCATCTAAACTGTTACTACTTGAAGAAATGAGTGACAcctaagaacaaggagacgaagctcagctgactagaacaaaacaacacatAGACACTGGTAAGCTGAAGTTTTATCTCTGTTGGAAAATCCATGGGAAGCTCGAATGTCAGTTCTACAACCAGGGTACCGCAATCCACTGTATGTGTTAATCTTATTTTCAGCAAGCTGTAAATATGATTCTTTGCGGCGGTATTGAAAAACAGTGTGGATCAATCAATGTATATTCAGTTGACCAGATGTTACACTAGTAGAGCAAAGATACATCTACACAGTCAAAGGTGGGCACACAGTCGAAATTTTAACAGCAATAATTGATGTTACATGGAGCATGGTTTGTATTGAAAACACAAGTGTAGTGCTTAGTTAACAAGTTTGGTGAGGAGCATACAAAGACGAGGCACCCAGGCCGAAGCCCGGTGCTAGCCATGGCGGGCTCGGCAAGCCAGAGCCTCCCCTCGCCACCGCGGCTCCCGCCCCTGGAGACCACATCGGAGACGGTGCCGGCGAAACAACCCGCGCCTCCGCGGGGTACGAGAGCCGGgtaccgcgccgccgccgctgcagcGGTGGACGAGAGGTCCAGGATGCAGCCCCCGGTGCCTTCACGGGCGCGAGAGGGAGGTGTACGAGGTGACGGCTGCGGGGATGCCGACGGCTTCTTCTTCTTGCCCTTCGAAGACATGGCAGCAGTTCCGGCGAGCTTCTGGGAACCTAACACAGATATGATACATGGATACACAAATTTGCCATTTTGGAAAAACTTCAATGTGGGGATACGTTTTGCTATTATTTTTAGTTCACAAAAAAATATGTATAGAAGCTAGGAACAGCAGATCACCTTCTTGCTTGCTCTCCTGAGCTAAAATGCGCCGATACGTGTATCAGTATCTACAGATAGGTAAATTCGTCATTTTGGAAAAGCACCAATAAAGGGATACA
Coding sequences within it:
- the LOC125546641 gene encoding calmodulin-interacting protein 111-like, which translates into the protein MSSKGKKKKPSASPQPSPRTPPSRAREGTGGCILDLSSTAAAAAARYPALVPRGGAGCFAGTVSDVVSRGGSRGGEGRLWLAEPAMASTGLRPGCLVFVSLISSSSNSLDGFPLDSLFEECNRFFDLDVDNDLISNEAGVNFVTATVFPSREVQKNDIKLSWDLACTLGYPAVGRSLLISPLYTSQAPKRADSGEFLRVIKCSDLYLSLVPTKVVLSSHNKSESDCHPVRNVMVMESPKRIPSTPPCRNESHDGASNSGFSLCLDQATAKSALADDKISDLLKTSASRWLDGRHLLKGNYVPLSMCGKLSMFVVLRAETDGSALDVVHEKKNSMSSADVSGKLVETPALFLVERTTKVHLSDLSSSKEFGSDKLGFPPEYSICADTASEDANHDQRLGGLSEVSAKVKEMISFSLADQIGLPRNGLHDLPRYKGLLLYGPPGTGKTSLASSCAYDLGANLFTINGPEIISQYHGESEQTLYDVFTSAKQAAPAVIFIDELDAIAPARKDGGEELSLRMVATLLKLMDEIGRNDRVILIAATNRLESIDRALLRPGRFDQEIEIGVPSPGQRLDILHHLLSGVHHSLTSEEVESLAFATHGFMGADLAALCNEAALSALRRYISVKESSTQLLGDRDTNAEKTNIQEIDGLLGYEISSLSSSLSKLTMSMEDHCWTSRGDTIESSEPDDKKDELLLLVTKEDFEQAKMKIRPSAMREVMLELPKVRWEDVGGQARIKKQLIEAIQLPQKCPDAFERLGIRPPRGLLMIGPPGCSKTLMARAVASEAKMNFLAVKGPELFSKWVGDSEKAVRSLFAKAKDNAPAILFFDEIDGLAVTRGHGSNGISVADRVLSQLLQEMDGLDQKIGVTVIAATNRPDKIDIALLRPGRFDRLLDVQPPDEADREDIFRIHTRSIPCSHDVNLNELARLTEGYTGADIKLVCREAAVAALDENFDIPEVAITHFKSAIDRVSPSDMQFYQELAARFRRLVDDTDNATTPGIRTEPPI